aGCAGTCTGCAGTTTATACTTTGTACTGAAAACTTGTGTTGAAACTTTGTGTTGCAGGTATGAGTTACCGTGGACATTAACAAAATATATCCCATTTTATGGCGGTGCAGATTACCATGACTATCACCATTATGTTGGAGGCCAAACCCAAAGTAACTTTGCATCTGTCTTCACTTACTGTGACTACATTTACGGAACAGACAAGGTAACTTTAATTTACCTTTACTAATTCATTATGTGACATGCTTTGATACATCATAGATAGGAGTTGTAATTAAGGATTCAATtcaattacttttttttttttttttatctttacagGGCTATAGGTACCAAAAGAGACTCATGCAACAGGTAAACGTGCACTTTGTATGTATCACAAATCTATTCTtgtaaaggatatatatatatatatatatatatatatatatatatatatatatatatattctttcttTATCCAAAGAATGAATGCTAAAAACTTTAAACTATATATCGCTTGTGTGATAACAACATGCAACTCATGAAGTATATATTACTCTGCATATGAAGTTTGTATAACACTGACATTCCCTCTAATACTGAATTGAGAATTGATCTAATTCAGTTAAGATACGGCTCTAAAGAAAATGGTGGATCATATGCGGCGGCGGCTGCTGCACCAGGTATCAAGTCAGACTGATCACGAAAACTCAAATCTCATGTTGAGTCTCATTGTATGCTTCTCATCACTGGTATTGAGAGTCAGAAACCTTTTTTAGTTTTCTAGTGTTAGTATCTCTTGTAGATCACAACTTTCTTTACCAAAGGGTCATTATGGTATCTTGTGTAATGAATGACTCGTGTTGTAATGTGTTTAGTAGGTAATTTGGATTCTAAATTATTATAAGGAATgtgttatgattattaattttgatTGATTTTTGATGATTTTGAAGAATAATGTTTGTATAAACTGTTTGCATTTTGCAACTATAAACTTCACCCTGGCGCACACTTTATAAATACACATACCCATACCCATATGTTAAATAAAACAACCCAAATGGGTGTTATTTGTATAGGTTTTGTTATTGGTTTTTTTACTGCATTGTATTGTTTGGGTTAGGCTATCCCCTGCCTGTCTATGCTTTatttttgtgttaatatatattttactttaccaaaataaaaataaaaataataataataataataaaacaacccAAATTACCTCATCAGTTTATCGTATTAGTTTGAAATTACCTCATCACTTAAGTTTAACAGCATATATGTAGATTGTGATTTTACAGTTTCGTAGCTTCTTAGTAATGTAATGAACAACACAAATAACTCGAAATCGACAAAAACGAAGAGACGTAACGAAGCGCATATTGGACcaatttctagttaataataacaTAACAGTAGCTGATTCATTTCTATGATGAAACCATCAGGCAAGAACCCGCTTTGTTTCATTTCAACAAACAATTCTTTTCGCATCCTAAACTAGACCTTCAAGTTTTtacactataattattattatatacccTATGAATatctatacaacaacaacaacaaaacccaataccacatgagtggtgtatggggaggtgggatgtagacaatccttcccctacccgagaataaaaacaagtcatttctccacccagaaaagATAGAGAAAGTCGtctctctctttattcgacggataaagagattgcttccgagtggacctccagcAAAAAAGTAGGaccttttttttaataaaaaataagaaatagtaaaataaaatacaaaaaaatagtaaaataaaaaaaagacgccatgaaaatggtagaatcagattTTCATGGGTTTAAAAGCCAGCCagaaaatcaatttaggctctaagcggcagtcaagacgccacttaGTCGACGCTTGGTGTTGCCTTAATAAATAGAGCCAAGACCCTATGAATATCTATCTAATCACTAAAAGTTTCAAAAGGGGGAcataaccaaaaccaaaaccaaacagGGATACATACGGGTCTGGAGCCTGGAGGTGTGTCCTAAATCAGCTTTCAACTCAAACCAACTTAAAGAACAATAacacattatttattattattattattattatataccctACGAATATGTATCTAATCACTAAAAGTTTCAAAAGGGGGAcataaccaaaaccaaagaagagttGGTTTTTAACCTCAAAACCAAAACCAAGGATATATTATTTAAAATTACTACTACTATAATAAACTGTTCCGCTACATTTATTTAACCTCAGAAGAAGATGAGTTGGCTGCAACAAGCTAGTAGACGAGGATCAATAATATACCTTACTCTACTCTACTACGCTCTCATGTCCAGTGACTTAAAAACGAAAGTCGGAATCTAAATCGAAAAAAAATTCATCTCTCTCCAAATAACATAACGGAAGCTGATTCAAATCTACGACACCATCAGGCAAGAAACCCCTTCGTTTCATTTCTACAAACATCCTTTTCGCATCCTTAAATAAACGTTTATCACAAAACCCGCGAATAAGCAGAGTGTACGTCACATCATCAGGTTGCaaacctcctcctcctcctcctttaACACTTGTTAGCTCATGGAAAAGTCTCCTTGCAACATCAAACCTTCCACTCTTGTTTGCCCCAAATATGAGGATATTGTACACCTCAATATTCATGTTTAGCTCATGCCCATCCATGAAATCGAACAAATTGAGCGCCTCAAAAAACAAGTAATAGGGCTGCGTATATAAACGATGCAAGTACCTGCGCTTGATATCATATCGATATTCTGGTTTTGATGGATAATGATGATGGTTGGTCTCAGGGTTTAGCAACCCTGATATAAGGAAGCGAGTCACATTGTCGACAAGTTGTTCAGGTATGCTACTATACGTTATGATAGCCAAGTCTTTATTCAAATCCTTCATATACCCGTCTATTAACCTGTTGTACGTAACGATATCAGGTTTGATGCCTGGTGTCATCTCCAACAGATTAAACGTTTCCGACGCTGCGCTCATCATTCCACCTTGGGAACAGAACATTTTAATAACCGAATTGGATGTGACTGTGTCAGGATGATAACCATTTTCAAGCATAAATATGAAAACATCCCAAGCCTCATCTGACTTATTTTGTTTGCAAAGGGCATTAACTATTATATTGAAGATTCCCGTAGTATCTAAAGAAGACATGTTTTCATCATCCTCCATTCGTTTTACCATCTTACAAACCTCATCCCAACGACCCAATTCACAAAAGGCGTAAATTAACGACTTGTACGTATCTGCATTGGGACGAATACCTTTGATTAAAAACATTTCATTAAAGAGCTTTAAAGCGTCATCTATCGTATTTACTACCCCTGGGTCGATACAAAGACCATTGATTACAGTATTATACGACACTATATCGGGTTTACAACAACCGCCTCTTCCGTCCATTATTCTAAGCAAAGCAATGGCGGTAAAGTTATCCCCAACCTTACAAAGCCCTTTAAGCATAGTGTTGTAGCTGTCAATATTAGGTTTTGGATAAACTAATTCTAATTCAtctgtgttgttgttgttgttgttgttaaagatgaaCATCTTTTTGAACAATCTTTCGGCCTCGTGGGTCCTATCTTCACCGATAAACCCGTCTAAGATGGTATTGTACATCGACACATTATTGCATTCAATGCCCTGTTTTAAGCAACGACGTAAGATAGTGAAACTATGTATGGTTTGTTGCAAATGACAGTAACACTTAATTAAACTATCGGCAGTGGAAGTATTAATAGGAATGCCAACTGCAGACATTTGTTCAAACATTTTAAGAACAAGGGTAGAAGAAGAATATGAATATGTTTTTTGGGTAGCAAGATTATGTAAAATCATATTAAACCCTTCAACAGGAGGCAGAGGTCGTGTCTGTATCATATCATCAAACTCTTTGATAACGTCATTAATCGGATGCTCACAAGAAGAAGAAGATTTAGAGTGATAATTACTGAAACACGATGATGAAGATATTGGAACAAGAAAACGATTGAGATTATTATGATGAGTAATAGTATTACCATTTCTTCTAATTGCTTTCATAAAACCATGAATTCTGAATTTCACTGCCATCCTAGCTCGAGAGAGaaacagaaaccctaattttgattttgattttgatttttttttttttcccccttGTGAGTTTGGTTTTAGAATGGGTTGAAAGGGGTCAACTTGGGTTGACCCGGAACACTTTTTTGTCTATTTTTACTGTGTACTCTATCAATAGCGTTATgataaaaacaatattattattattattttttttgaaaagcaagtgaCTTTCATTAATAACCAACGAATATTTACATAGGATAGACTGATCACGAAAACTCGAAGCAATCGTTGAGTCTCATTGTATGCtttgttgtaaatttagtgtaattttgggttttaatctacacttgtaaatgggtttggaggtacggagtgtacacccattaagtgatagattacccgaacccaaaagtggttttccattatttactatcatgacttggtctacctgaaatttgactaagtgttttcagtactaagttttcttagtaagctgaaatttggctaagtgttttgtgctggttgttctgcattgctggtccttgtgctggttgttctgcattgctggtccttgtgctggttgttctgcattgctggtccctgtgctggttgttctgcgcagctggtccctgtgctggttgttttgcgcagctggtccctgtgctggttgttctgcgcagctggtccctgtgctggttgttctgcgcagctggtcctgcttgctggttcctctgcgctgctggtcctgtatgctgacttttgcgctgctggtcctgtatgctgacttttgcactgctggtcctgtttgctgatttttgcgctgctggtccttttgcagtgctggttcttaagagacagcagtaagaaaacacttaacacaattttgagtgattacggaagaattattcttgcacccacttttgctttagtggttgaaggaataatacttgtttattataaagtgatcactcatgctttgatagttgtaaaatataatatttgtttattgtaaaagtaacaacttttactttaatgatggaagtgataatatttgtttatagaaatattcttcctgtaaccacttttgaatattatagaagatacttttattaatcaatcggccaattgattttaataaaagactctttcatgattaagggtgtatataaatatattaaccaatatgcatgagatagacacaagttacgaacaccaaaatattcttctgcaaaaggaattcttgtttctgccaaaacaagaatttaatctctgtcttatcccaacgtgatattcgtgtaacccaggctataagggtcgaataattactttcggaaagtgataccacgattcagtgatttatccggctatcgattattttaccctacacgaaagaaattaataaaacctccaacaatcgaaagtaattatttgttataatcgatggcggctacgatgaaacacatgacggcgaatttctccaaacttgataagtttgagggaattgattttaggagatggcaaaagaagatgcacttctttctgagcagcatgagtgtggtgtacgtactcagcacaccaattcctgaagatcatggtgatgatgccactattgaacaaattcggaaaaggtgcaagtgggagaacgatgactacatcgctagaggtttaatcctcaatggtatggctgattccctttttgatatttacctaaatgttgaatcttctaaagaactatgggactgtttagaaaccaagtatatgtctgaggatgcttctagtaaaaagttccttgtgagtaattttaataattacaagatggtcgattctagaccggtcttg
This window of the Rutidosis leptorrhynchoides isolate AG116_Rl617_1_P2 chromosome 7, CSIRO_AGI_Rlap_v1, whole genome shotgun sequence genome carries:
- the LOC139860552 gene encoding pentatricopeptide repeat-containing protein At3g49170, chloroplastic-like, which encodes MAVKFRIHGFMKAIRRNGNTITHHNNLNRFLVPISSSSCFSNYHSKSSSSCEHPINDVIKEFDDMIQTRPLPPVEGFNMILHNLATQKTYSYSSSTLVLKMFEQMSAVGIPINTSTADSLIKCYCHLQQTIHSFTILRRCLKQGIECNNVSMYNTILDGFIGEDRTHEAERLFKKMFIFNNNNNNNTDELELVYPKPNIDSYNTMLKGLCKVGDNFTAIALLRIMDGRGGCCKPDIVSYNTVINGLCIDPGVVNTIDDALKLFNEMFLIKGIRPNADTYKSLIYAFCELGRWDEVCKMVKRMEDDENMSSLDTTGIFNIIVNALCKQNKSDEAWDVFIFMLENGYHPDTVTSNSVIKMFCSQGGMMSAASETFNLLEMTPGIKPDIVTYNRLIDGYMKDLNKDLAIITYSSIPEQLVDNVTRFLISGLLNPETNHHHYPSKPEYRYDIKRRYLHRLYTQPYYLFFEALNLFDFMDGHELNMNIEVYNILIFGANKSGRFDVARRLFHELTSVKGGGGGGLQPDDVTYTLLIRGFCDKRLFKDAKRMFVEMKRRGFLPDGVVDLNQLPLCYLERDEFFFDLDSDFRF